A window of Variovorax paradoxus EPS genomic DNA:
TCTGCGCGCCGCGCAGCCACGCTTCTTCGGAGAGCCGCTGGGTGTGCTCCGCCTGCTCCTTGAGCACCACGTCGTAGCTGTCGGACAGCCGCACGAGTTGGCGACGGCCGAAGAAGCTGATCAGCCCGGTCAACGTCAGCGTGAACAGCAGGAAGAGGCCGACTACCCACCAACTGGTGCGGTTGGCGTCGTTGTTGCGCTGGAAGCGCAGCGTCTGCTCGGTGTCCATGAACCCGGTGTATTCGGCGCGCATGTCGTCGGTCAGCCGCTTGCCGCGGCCGAGGCGAACGGCCGCCTGCACGTCGCCGCCGGCGCGGCGGGTCGCAATCATGTCGCGGGCGAACTCGTTCCAGGCGTCCTGCAGGCTGGCGATGCGGTCCACCCGCTCGAGCTGCTGCGAGTTGTCCGACACGAGCCTGCGCAAGGCATCGGTATCGGGTTTCAGGCGGGGCAGGGCGCTCTGGTAGGGCTCCAGAAAGGTCTCGTCACCGGTGAGCAGGAAGCCGCGCAGCCCCGTTTCCATGTCGATGCCGCGGCGCTGCAGCTCGCTGGCCGAGCGGGTCACGCGGTCGGTGTGCTCCACCCAGCCGATGGTCGAGAGCAGAAAGAGGATCAGCCCGACGAACACCACGGCGCCGAACAGTCCTCCGAGCATCGGGAGCTTGAGGTTGCGGCTCAGCAGGCGGTCGAAGTCGTCGGGATCGATGGCGGCAGGTGTTTTCATCAGCACATTTGTAAGCAAAACTTGTCAAGTTTTGCCGGAAATGGAGGGGCGCCCTGTCGGAGAAGACCCCGAGACGAACGCATGGACCCTCAACGTTAACATTCCGCCGCTGGTTATACTGTACTTTCATACAGTGAATCGAGAGATGGCCCCGGCTTCCTCCACCCCCCCGCCAGATGCGGCTTCGGCCGTCTGCGTCGTTTCGGTCAAGGCGCTTTGCGCTTTCGGCGCGAAGGCGGGCGACCTCGACCTGCGCTTCGTGCCCGCGCCCAGCGCGCTCGAAGGCATGGCCGGCCACGCGCTGGTGCAGGGGCGGCGCGGCGGCAACTACCAGAGCGAGGTGTCGCTCGACGCCCGGCACGGCGCACTGCGGGTTCGCGGCCGCGCCGACGGCTATGTGCCCGATCCGCCGCGCGTGGAAGAGATCAAGACCTTCCGCGGCGACTTCGACGCCATCCGCGGCAACCACCGCGCGCTGCACTGGGCGCAGGCCCGCGTCTACGGCTGGATGCTGTGCGACCAGCACGGGCATGCGCAGATGACGGTCGCGCTCGTCTACCTCGATCTCGCTACTGGCGAGGAAATCCTGCTCGAGGAACAGCACACCCGCGAGGCGTTGCGCGAACATTTCGAATCGCTGTGCGAGCGCTACAGCGCGTGGGCACAGCAGGAAGCCGATCACCACGGCGCACTCGACCGAACGCTGGCGCAACTCGCGTTCCCGCACCAGTCTTTCCGCACCGGCCAGCGCGAACTGGCCGAAGCCGTCTACCGCGCCGCCGCCGGCGGGCGCTGTCTCATGGCGCAGGCGCCGACCGGCATCGGCAAGACGCTGGCCACGATCTTTCCGCTGCTCAAGGCGCGCGCGGCGGGGAAGCTCGACAAGGTCTTCTTTCTCACCGCCAAGACCTCGGGCCGGCCGGTGGCGCTCGATGCGCTGCGGGTGCTCGGCAAAGGTTGTGCAGCGGGCGGCGCGCAGCCGCGCGTGCTCGAACTCGCGGCGCGCGAAAAGGTCTGCGAATACCCCGACCGCGCCTGCAACGGCGATTCGTGCCCGCTCGCCAAAGGCTTCTACGACCGCCTGCCCGCCGCCCGCATCGAAGCCGCACAGACCGGCTGGCTCGACCGCCAGGCGCTGCGGCAGGTCGCGCTGCAGCACACGGTCTGCCCCTACTTCCTCGCGCAGGAAATGGCCCACTGGAGCGACGTGATCGTGGGCGACTACAACTACTACTTCGACGGCAGCGCCTTCCTCTTCGCCACCATGAAGGACGCCGACTGGCGCGTCGCGGTGCTCGTGGACGAAGCCCACAACCTGCTGGAGCGCGCACGCGGCATGTACACCGCGCAGCTCGAAGGCGGGGCGCTCGAAGAGGCGCACCGCATCGCGCCCGCGCCAGTGCGCGGCCCGCTCGCACGGCTCTTCCGCGAGTGGGACTCCGTGCAGCAATCGCAGACCGACAACTACGAAACCGCCGACGAGATTCCCGAGCGCTTCGTGCGCGCGCTGCAGGCCGCCAACACGGCGATGGCCGAGTACTTCGCCGCCAAGCCCGAGGCCGCGCAAGGTCCGCTGCAACGCTTCTTCTTCGATGCGCTGCACTTCGCCCGGCTCGCCGAGGTTTTCGACGACCACTCGGTGTTCGAGCGCACCCTCGGCATCACGCAACAAGACCGCACGCTGGCGATTCGCAACCTCGTGCCCGCGCCGTTCCTCGAAGGCCGGTTTGCGGATGCGGTCTCGGTCACCTGCTTCTCGGGCACGCTCTCGCCGTTCGCGTTCTACCGCGATGCGCTCGGCCTGCCGCCGGACACCGCGCTGCTCGACGTGGCCTCGCCGTTCCACAGCCAACAGCTTCGCGTCGAAGTGGCGATGGATGTCTCCACGCGCTTTCGCGACCGCGCCGGATCGCTCGGCAATGTGGCCGGCATCATCGGCGCCCAGTTCGAGCGCATGCCCGGCAACTACCTGGCCTTCTTCAGCAGCTTCGATTACCTGGAGAGCGCCCGCGCCGCCTTCTCGGCGCGGCACCCCGGCGTGCCGGTGTGGACGCAGACGCGCGGCATGCTGGAGGCCGACCGACACGGCTTCATCGCGCGCTTCGAGGAGGGCGGGCAGGGCATCGGCTTCGCCGTGCTCGGCGGCGCATTCGGCGAGGGCATCGACCTGCCGGGCAGCCGCCTCGTTGGCGCCTTCGTCGCGAGCCTCGGGCTGCCGCAGTACAACGCGCTGAACGAGATCACGCGCGAGCGCATGCAGTCGCGCTTCGGCAAGGGTTATGAATACACGTATCTCTATCCGGGCCTGCAGAAGGTGGTGCAGGCGGCGGGGCGAGTGATCCGCACCGAAGAAGACCGCGGCGTGCTGCACCTGCTGGACGATCGTTTTGCGCGCACGGAAATCCGCGAGCTGCTGCCGCGCTGGTGGCATGTGGAAGTGGGCGGAAAGGCACGCGATGCGTTCCGCTAGGCGCCTCGAGCACGCGGGCCAGGACGACCTGTTCGGCGGAACGCCCACGGCCGTCATCGAAGGGCTGCGCTACGAGCGCGAGTTCCTGTCGCGCGATGAAGAAGCCGAACTGCTGCGCATCGTGCAGGCCTTGCCGCTCAAGGAGATGCGCTACAAGGAATACACGGCGCGTCGTCGCGGCATCGGCTTCGGCGGCAGCTACGACTTCGACACCAACCGCCTCAAGCCCGGCGCACCGCTGCCTGAGGCGCTGCATCCGTTGCGGGCGAGGGCGGCTGCATGGCTCGGCGTTGCGCCCGAGGAACTCAGCCACATGCTGATCGCCGAGTACCAGCCCGGCACGCCGCTCGGCTGGCACCGCGACGTGCCGGACTTCGAGGACATCGTGGGCGTGTCGCTGCAGGGCGATGCGGTGATGCAGTTCAGGCCGTACCGGCCGCAAGGCGCGTCGAGCTCCGATGCGGGCAACGTGCAGTTCCTGATCGAGCCGCGCTCGATTTATCTTCTGCGCGGTCCGGCGCGATGGGCGTGGCAGCACGCGATTGCACCGACCGAAGCGCTGCGCTACTCGATCACGCTGCGTACGTTGGCCACGCGTCGTCCGCGCCCTGCAGAAAAATCCCAAGGCCCCGCGCCCAGGATTGCGCCGAGCCCAGGACAAAGACAAACCTCTTGATGCGCTGCTCGACCACTCGAACGCCCCCAAGGCCGGCCTCGGGGCGAAGGTGGAGTCAGACCAGAAAAAATCGGCTCCGGCGATCTTCCGTCTCAAAGAATGCCTTGTGTTGGCGAACAACGGTGCGCCCGTCGTCCAGCCGGTAGACAACCTCTTTGAGAACCGGCGCATAGCGTTTGGTGACGCTCAAGTGCTCGATGTAGACGCCGCTCCCGGTCACGGTGGCGTGGTGGTCGAAAGCATCGACCACTTCAACCCGTTCCGTTTCGCGGACGATGGTTGTGTAGGTAGCCATGGCACCTCCTGCCCGACATCGGGAAGCATGGCCGGGAGTGGCTTGCTTCCACGTGATTCGTAATACTTACGTTTCCATGGCATACAGGTGAGCGGGTTTTCCATGTCTTCCAAACCGATCGTCGAGCCTTGCGGGCTTCACTTCAGGCCCGGGGGTGGTGCGCGGGTTCGAATGGCGTACAGATCCCTTCGATGAGCCGGCGAGACGACAGACAACGCTGACGCGCATCGCGCCCGTCTTCTTACCCACGCCGCGATTCGCACGCCCAGCATGGGAAGCTTCTCACTCAACCTACCTGAAGGAGCGATGACCATGCCAAGAGGCGACAAGTCGTCCTACACGGACAAGCAGAAACGCAAGGCCGAGCACATCGAGGAAGGCTACGAGCACCGCGGTGTCGGCAAGGGCGAGGCCGAGCGCCGCGCGTGGGCCACGGTGAATGCCGAGACCGGCGGCGGCAAGAAGAGCGGATCGGGCCGCGGCAAGTCCGAAAACCACGCGCCTTCCCGCAAGGGCGGCCACAAGGGCGGGGCGGCGGCGGCATCCCGCACCGCGGAGGAACGCTCCGCATCGGCGAAGAAGGCAGCCGCCACGCGCAAGCGCAACGCCGAGAAGCGGTCGTAGGCAAATCGCGATGCACATCATCCTCGGCGCAACGGGCCACGTCGGCTCTGCATTGGCGCAGGCGCTGCTCGCGCGCAATGAGCCGGTCACCGTGGTCACGCGCAAGGCAAGCAAGGCGGAATCGATGAAGACCAAGGGGGCCCATGTGGTCGAGGTCGACGTATTCGACACGGCCGCGCTGCACCGCGTGATCGAGGGCGGGCATCGGCTCTTCGCGCTCAACCCGCCGGCGCCGCCTTCGACCGACACAGTCGCCGAAGAGCGAAAGAGCCAGAACGCCATCGTCGCCGCGCTCGAAGGCTGCAAGCTCGAGAAGATCGTCTGCGAATCGACCTACGGCGCGCAGCCCGGCGACGGCATCGGCGACCTCGGCGTGCTGTACGACATGGAGCAGGCGTTGCGACAAACCGGCGCGGCGCCGGTCAGTGCCATCCGCGCGGCCTATTACATGAGCAACTGGGACGCCTCGCTGGAAACCGCGCAGAAGGAAGGCAAGGTCCACAGCATGTACCCGCCCGATTTCAAGCTGCCAATGGTGGCGCCGCGCGACCTCGGCGAGTTGGCCGCGCGGCTGATGCTGGGTGCGGCCGAGGCATCGGGGCCGTACTATGTCGAAGGGCCGGAACGCTATTCACCCGGCGAAGTGGCGCGGGCTTTTGCCCAGGCGCTGGGGCGGCCCGTGGAGGTGGCGGTGACGCCGCCTGACCAGTGGGAGCAGGCGTTCCGGTCGCTGGGGTTCTCGGAGGCTGCCGCGAAGTCGTATGTGGCGATGACGCGGCTCACGCTGGAGAGCAAGGAGGAGCCCGCAAAGCCCGAGCGCGGGGCGACAACGCTGGGCGACTACATCACGGCGCTGGTCAGAAAGAGCAGCGGCGCCTAGCGCGAACGCAAAAGGCCTCGCGCATCAACCAGCGCTCCCGCCGGCCAGGGCTATTGCATCGCCCTGGTCACGGCGGTGAAGAACGCGGCCTCGTTGACCGGGGCCGGCGCGCTGGGCTGGGTGCGGGCGCTCCACACCACGACGACGAGCCTCTCCTTGGGATTGATGTGGATGGTCTGGCCGAAGATGCCAAACGCATTGAAGGCGCCTTCGTCGAGAGCCCCCGCGGGCGCCCCATCGAGCCACCACATGTACCCATAGTCGACGGTGCCGCCGCCTTTCAAGGCCGTCGGTTTCGTCGCGTCGGCGAGCCAGTTGTCCGGAAGAATCTTCTCGCCGCCCGCGATTCCCCCGTCCATGAAGAACTGGGCAAAGCGCCCGTAGTCGCGCAGGGTCGCGCTCAGTCCGCTGCCCGCCACTTCCAGGCCATCGGGCGATTCGACCCACCAGTTCGCATCGGCCTGCATGCCGTACTTCTTCCAGACCTTCTCGGACAGGTAGTCGGCCAGCGGCCGCTGGATGGCGCCGCGCAGGATCTCGCCCAGGATGTGCGTCTCGCCGGTGCTGTAGTTGAACCGCGCGCCGGGTTCGGCGGCCCTCGGCAGCTTGGCCATGAGGTCGAGAATCGCGCCGGGCTTTTGCGAGATCTGCGCCTCCAGCATGGCCCGTCGGTCGGAGGTCGGGTCGGTATAGGTTTCGTTCCACCTGACGCCCGAAGTCATCGTCAACACCTGCCTGACCGTCACGCCGTCGTACGCGCTGCCCGTGAGCCTGGGGACATAGCGGACCACCTGGTCATCCAGGCTGGCGATGAGGCCGTCCCGAAGTGCGGCGCCGACCAGCGTCGAGCTCATCGACTTGGCGATGGACATCGACATCCACCGGGTCTGCTCGGTGTTGCCGAGTTCGTAGCGCTCCAGCGCAACCTTGCCGTCCTTGAGAACCAGGAGACCGCTCACCCGGTTCTGGCCAATGAAATCGGCGAGGCTGTAGGTGGTTCCGTTCGATGTGAACGTCAGCGCGGTGATCTGTCTGTCGTGCTTGGCGAGTGTCGAGGCGACGTTTCCTTTCGCAATGGTGCGGGTCGGGAAGAGACGATCGATGTTGCGGAAGGTGCTGACGGCCAAGCCTGGCGTGAGTGCGCCGTCGTACATCTGGCGAACGGTTCCGATGGGCTCCTGCGCGGGCGGCGGCGTGGGGGCCGACGGCACGGGGATGAGGGGGACGCCGCCGCCACCAGTTGCACCACCTCCACCGCCGCCGCATGCCGCGAGGAAGACCAGGGACAAGGTGCAAAGGACGGACAGCGTGCTTCTTCTCAGGCGCATGGAGTTCTCCGTGAAGGTCTTCTCGTGAGGGCAGCCGAGGCGCCCGGCGTGCGATCCGCACGGCAGCGAGCGAGTTTAGGACGGCCGAGATATCGCGTGCGGAAATCAGCCATCGGGTTGTCCGGAAACCACAAATCGAGCACTCCTGCGGCGTGCATTCGACATTTGCCAGTTGTCTTTGCTGGCAGCAAGACAATTTGCGTTTCGTGCGCGCGCCGCCTGTTCGCACGAAGCCGTGGCGTTGCAGGCGCTTGGGCCGAACGTGCGATCTATGCCGCCCAACATCGCTCAATTGCCGCCCATCTCTCCAGCGCAGAGGCGGTTTGCCGTGCCTGTTTCGCGTCGATAGGATTCCGCGCCTTGCCCTCCACAGGAACCGCGGATGCCGCCAACGATTGCTTCTCTCTCGACGCTCGCACCGTCGAAAAACGCCGCCTGGCAACAGCGCAGCCGGCGCCACGTCTGGCATCCGTGCACGCAGAGCATCCGCCTCGAAGCGGTGCCGCCGTTGCCGATCGCGCGGGGCGAGGGCGTGTGGCTCCTCGACCATGACGGCCGCCGTTATCTCGACGCGACGAGCTCGTGGTGGGTCAATCTCTTCGGCCATGCGCACCCGGCCATCAACGCCGCGCTGAAGGATCAGCTCGACGCGTTCTCGCACGTGATGCTCGCCGGCTGCACGCACGCGCCGGCCGTGGAACTGGCCGAGCGCCTGTCGGCATTGACCGGCCATGCGCTCGGCCATTGCTTCTATGCCTCGGATGGCGCCTCGGCCGTGGAGATCGCGTTGAAGATGAGCTTCCACGCATGGCGCAATGCGGGCCGCGGCGGCAAGCAGAATTTCGTCGCTCTGCGGCACGGCTACCACGGCGAGACGCTGGGTGCGCTGCATGTGACCGACGTGCCGGTGTTCCGCGACGCCTATGCGCCGCTGCTGGCGAACGCGCACCTCGTTGCATCGCCCGATGCGCGGACCGCACGGCAGGGCGAGGACGCGGTTGACGTCGCGCGGCGTGCCGCCGCCGAACTCAAAGCGCTTCTGGCCGAACGGCACGCATCCATCGCCGCCGTGATCGTCGAGCCGCTCGTGCAGTGCGCCACCGGCATGGCGATGCACGACCCCGAATACCTGCGCCTCGTGCGCGCGCTGTGCGACCGTTACGAGGTACACCTCATCGCCGACGAGATTGCGGTGGGCTGCGGGCGCACCGGCACTTTCTTCGCGTGCGAGCAGGCCGGCATCTGGCCCGACTTCCTGTGCCTCTCGAAAGGCATCAGCGGCGGCTACCTGCCGCTTGCGTTGGTGATGACGCGCGATGCGATCTACGAAGGCTTCGTGGACGACGACGTGGCGCGCAGCTTCCTGCATTCGCATTCCTACACCGGCAACGCGCTGGCCTGTCGCGCGGCGCTTGCGGCGCTCGATCTGTTCGAGCGTGAGGACGCATTGCGGCGCAACCGTGGCCGCGCCGAACGATTGATCGGCCGGTTGCGCGAAGGCCTGCGCGGCATGCCCGTCGACCATCTGCGCCAGTGCGGAATGATCACGGCCTTCGACGTGCGCGAGCCCAGCGCCCGTTTCGCGGAACGCTTTCACCTTGCAGCGCGAGCGAACGGATTGCTGATGCGGCCCATCGGCTCGACCGTCTACCTGATGCCGCCCTACGTGATCGGCGACGACGAGATCGACCGGCTGGTCGACGGCACGCTGGCCACGCTGCAAGCCGTGGCCGAGCCGACTCACGCAGAAGGAGTTCGCGATGCTGCGCTTGCTTGAACGCCTGCAGGACGAGATCACCGCGCTCGATGCGCAATCGCTGCGCCGCCGCCGGCAGATCGCCGAAACGGCCTGCGCGCCCGAGCAGCGTTTGACACTGGCTGACGCGACCGCACCGCGCACCATGCTCGGCTTCAGCAGCAACGACTACCTCGGCCTCGCTGCGCATCCGGCGCTGGCCGCTGCGCTGGCTGAAGGCGCGGCGCGCTACGGCACGGGCAGCGGCGGGTCGCACCTGATCCTGGGCCACTCGCGCGCGCATGCCGAACTCGAGGAGCGCCTGGCCGACTGGATGGCGCCGTACATCCCCGAGGCGCGAAGCCTCTTCTTCTGCACCGGCTACATGGCCAACCTCGCGGTGCTGTCGGCGCTGGGCGGCGCGGAGGCGGTGATCTTTTCGGAGTCGCTCAACCATGCGTCGCTGATCGACGGCGCGCGGCTGGCGAAGGCGCGCGTCGAGCGTTATCCGCATTGCGACGTGGCGGCGCTCGATGCGCAGCTCGCGGCCTGCGACGCGCCGGTCAAGCTCATCGTGAGCGATGCGGTTTTCAGCATGGACGGCAACATCGCGCCCGTGGCCGAACTGCTCGCGTTCGCGGAACGCCACGACGCGTGGCTGGTGCTCGACGATGCCCATGGCTTCGGCGTGCTGGGCGCTACCGGCCGCGGCGTGCTGCAGGCGATGGCGCTGCGCTCGGAGCGGCTGGTGCTCATCGGTACGCTCGGCAAGGCGGCGGGTGTCGCGGGCGCGTTCGTGGCGGCGCACCGCACCGTGGTCGATTACCTCGTGCAGCGCGCGCGCCCGTACATCTTCACCACGGCCGCGCCACCGGCCATTGCGCATGCGCTGCTCGCAAGCCTCGCGCTGATCGAAGGCGAGGAGGGCGACACGCGCCGTGCGCAGTTGAAGGCGCGCATCGCGCAACTGCGACGGGGCGTGAAAGCGATCCTCCCGCCCGATGGCAGCGCGTGGCTGCCCGATTCGCCCACCGCGATCCAGCCGCTGATCCTCGGCGACAACGCGCGTGCGATGCGGACGATGGCGCAGCTCGATGCACGCGGCCTTCGCGTCGGGGCCATTCGCCCGCCGACCGTGCCGGCCGGCACCGCGCGCCTTCGGATCGCGCTGTCGGCCAGCCACGGCGAGGCCGACGTGGCGCGTCTGGTCAGTGCGCTCGGCGAAGCATTGGCGCAACCGTGGAAGGAGGCCGCATGACGCAGCGCCGCTGGTTCGTCACGGGCACCGACACGGGGGTGGGCAAGACGCTGGTCAGCAGCGCGATGCTGAGCCTGCTGGCCGCCTCGGGCCTGCGCGCGGTCGGCATGAAGCCGGTGGCTGCGGGTCTGGAACGGGTCGATGGCGCGTGGCAGAACGAAGACGTCGAGCAGCTGCACGCTGCCGGCAATGTCGATGCGCCGGTGGCCTTGCGCTGCCCGTACCTGCTGCGCGCGCCGATGTCGCCGCACCTCGCTGCCAGGGAGGAGGGCGTGCGCATCGAATTGCCGCTGCTGCTGTCGGCCTTCACTGCCCTGTCGCAGCGCGCGGATGCGGTGGTCGTCGAAGGCGTGGGCGGGTTCTGCGTGCCCTTCGGCGACGACCTCGACAGCGCCGACCTCGCGGTGGCGCTCGATCTGCCGGTGATCCTCGTGGTCGGGCTCCGGCTCGGCTGCCTGAGCCACGCGCTGCTGACCGCCGAGGCCGTTCGCGCGCGTGGCCTTGTGCTCGCGGGATGGGTCGCGAGCGTCATCGAGCCGCGGATGCTGTCGCCGGAGGCCAATCTGCAGACCCTCCGCGACAGGCTGGGCGCGCCCTTGCTCGGCGTGGTGCCGCACCTGCCTGCGCCCGATGCAGCCGGCGCCGCGCGGCATCTCGATCTGCGCGCGCTTCGCGCAACCGCGGGCCACGCGGCGCGGCGCTCGGCCGCGCTGGCCTTGGCCTGATACGAATTGCTTTCGCTTTGCCACAACCGTTCGGGCTGAGCCTGTCGAAGCCTTGCGCGACGCTTCGACAAGCTCAGCGTGAACGGGTTTATGTTTTCGAATGCATCCCGGTATGAGCCACTCAGGCCAGGTGCTTGTCGCGGTTCACGCGCTGGCGCTCCAGCATCCAGCCCGGGTACTCGGCCGGCAGCGCGCTCGCCTTGTCGAGCGTGGCCAGCCTTGGCCTGATACGAATTGCCCTCGCTTTGTCACAACCGTTCGGGCTGAGCCTGTCGAAGCCTCGCGCGGCGCTTCGACAAGCTCAGCGTGAACGGGTTTATGTTTTCGAATGCATCCCGGTATGAGCCAATCAGGCCAGGTGCTTGTCGCGGTTCACGCGTTGACGCTCCAG
This region includes:
- a CDS encoding ATP-dependent DNA helicase, giving the protein MAPASSTPPPDAASAVCVVSVKALCAFGAKAGDLDLRFVPAPSALEGMAGHALVQGRRGGNYQSEVSLDARHGALRVRGRADGYVPDPPRVEEIKTFRGDFDAIRGNHRALHWAQARVYGWMLCDQHGHAQMTVALVYLDLATGEEILLEEQHTREALREHFESLCERYSAWAQQEADHHGALDRTLAQLAFPHQSFRTGQRELAEAVYRAAAGGRCLMAQAPTGIGKTLATIFPLLKARAAGKLDKVFFLTAKTSGRPVALDALRVLGKGCAAGGAQPRVLELAAREKVCEYPDRACNGDSCPLAKGFYDRLPAARIEAAQTGWLDRQALRQVALQHTVCPYFLAQEMAHWSDVIVGDYNYYFDGSAFLFATMKDADWRVAVLVDEAHNLLERARGMYTAQLEGGALEEAHRIAPAPVRGPLARLFREWDSVQQSQTDNYETADEIPERFVRALQAANTAMAEYFAAKPEAAQGPLQRFFFDALHFARLAEVFDDHSVFERTLGITQQDRTLAIRNLVPAPFLEGRFADAVSVTCFSGTLSPFAFYRDALGLPPDTALLDVASPFHSQQLRVEVAMDVSTRFRDRAGSLGNVAGIIGAQFERMPGNYLAFFSSFDYLESARAAFSARHPGVPVWTQTRGMLEADRHGFIARFEEGGQGIGFAVLGGAFGEGIDLPGSRLVGAFVASLGLPQYNALNEITRERMQSRFGKGYEYTYLYPGLQKVVQAAGRVIRTEEDRGVLHLLDDRFARTEIRELLPRWWHVEVGGKARDAFR
- a CDS encoding alpha-ketoglutarate-dependent dioxygenase AlkB, whose amino-acid sequence is MRSARRLEHAGQDDLFGGTPTAVIEGLRYEREFLSRDEEAELLRIVQALPLKEMRYKEYTARRRGIGFGGSYDFDTNRLKPGAPLPEALHPLRARAAAWLGVAPEELSHMLIAEYQPGTPLGWHRDVPDFEDIVGVSLQGDAVMQFRPYRPQGASSSDAGNVQFLIEPRSIYLLRGPARWAWQHAIAPTEALRYSITLRTLATRRPRPAEKSQGPAPRIAPSPGQRQTS
- a CDS encoding NmrA family NAD(P)-binding protein — its product is MHIILGATGHVGSALAQALLARNEPVTVVTRKASKAESMKTKGAHVVEVDVFDTAALHRVIEGGHRLFALNPPAPPSTDTVAEERKSQNAIVAALEGCKLEKIVCESTYGAQPGDGIGDLGVLYDMEQALRQTGAAPVSAIRAAYYMSNWDASLETAQKEGKVHSMYPPDFKLPMVAPRDLGELAARLMLGAAEASGPYYVEGPERYSPGEVARAFAQALGRPVEVAVTPPDQWEQAFRSLGFSEAAAKSYVAMTRLTLESKEEPAKPERGATTLGDYITALVRKSSGA
- a CDS encoding serine hydrolase domain-containing protein gives rise to the protein MRLRRSTLSVLCTLSLVFLAACGGGGGGATGGGGVPLIPVPSAPTPPPAQEPIGTVRQMYDGALTPGLAVSTFRNIDRLFPTRTIAKGNVASTLAKHDRQITALTFTSNGTTYSLADFIGQNRVSGLLVLKDGKVALERYELGNTEQTRWMSMSIAKSMSSTLVGAALRDGLIASLDDQVVRYVPRLTGSAYDGVTVRQVLTMTSGVRWNETYTDPTSDRRAMLEAQISQKPGAILDLMAKLPRAAEPGARFNYSTGETHILGEILRGAIQRPLADYLSEKVWKKYGMQADANWWVESPDGLEVAGSGLSATLRDYGRFAQFFMDGGIAGGEKILPDNWLADATKPTALKGGGTVDYGYMWWLDGAPAGALDEGAFNAFGIFGQTIHINPKERLVVVVWSARTQPSAPAPVNEAAFFTAVTRAMQ
- the bioA gene encoding adenosylmethionine--8-amino-7-oxononanoate transaminase, producing MPPTIASLSTLAPSKNAAWQQRSRRHVWHPCTQSIRLEAVPPLPIARGEGVWLLDHDGRRYLDATSSWWVNLFGHAHPAINAALKDQLDAFSHVMLAGCTHAPAVELAERLSALTGHALGHCFYASDGASAVEIALKMSFHAWRNAGRGGKQNFVALRHGYHGETLGALHVTDVPVFRDAYAPLLANAHLVASPDARTARQGEDAVDVARRAAAELKALLAERHASIAAVIVEPLVQCATGMAMHDPEYLRLVRALCDRYEVHLIADEIAVGCGRTGTFFACEQAGIWPDFLCLSKGISGGYLPLALVMTRDAIYEGFVDDDVARSFLHSHSYTGNALACRAALAALDLFEREDALRRNRGRAERLIGRLREGLRGMPVDHLRQCGMITAFDVREPSARFAERFHLAARANGLLMRPIGSTVYLMPPYVIGDDEIDRLVDGTLATLQAVAEPTHAEGVRDAALA
- the bioF gene encoding 8-amino-7-oxononanoate synthase; the encoded protein is MLRLLERLQDEITALDAQSLRRRRQIAETACAPEQRLTLADATAPRTMLGFSSNDYLGLAAHPALAAALAEGAARYGTGSGGSHLILGHSRAHAELEERLADWMAPYIPEARSLFFCTGYMANLAVLSALGGAEAVIFSESLNHASLIDGARLAKARVERYPHCDVAALDAQLAACDAPVKLIVSDAVFSMDGNIAPVAELLAFAERHDAWLVLDDAHGFGVLGATGRGVLQAMALRSERLVLIGTLGKAAGVAGAFVAAHRTVVDYLVQRARPYIFTTAAPPAIAHALLASLALIEGEEGDTRRAQLKARIAQLRRGVKAILPPDGSAWLPDSPTAIQPLILGDNARAMRTMAQLDARGLRVGAIRPPTVPAGTARLRIALSASHGEADVARLVSALGEALAQPWKEAA
- the bioD gene encoding dethiobiotin synthase, which encodes MTQRRWFVTGTDTGVGKTLVSSAMLSLLAASGLRAVGMKPVAAGLERVDGAWQNEDVEQLHAAGNVDAPVALRCPYLLRAPMSPHLAAREEGVRIELPLLLSAFTALSQRADAVVVEGVGGFCVPFGDDLDSADLAVALDLPVILVVGLRLGCLSHALLTAEAVRARGLVLAGWVASVIEPRMLSPEANLQTLRDRLGAPLLGVVPHLPAPDAAGAARHLDLRALRATAGHAARRSAALALA